One stretch of Xanthomonas sp. DAR 35659 DNA includes these proteins:
- a CDS encoding proton-conducting transporter membrane subunit, translated as MSPYLLPLSAPLLLSVAAVFGFVRSGRRPRRLPVFAEGAAFGALLIAIASLALLVARGAGDSGLLGWGGIGLSARLDAVSATMLPLVAFVGWIVVRYARTYLDGEARQGYFTGWLCFALAAVLLLVQAGNLVQLVVAWIATSAALHRLLLFYPERVAAQRAARKKRLFSTIGAIALISAALLVWNSLGTTDIATINALARNGEHGWPLAAAAALLALAAVLKSAQFPTHGWLTEMMEAPTPVSALLHAGVVNGGGFLLIRFADLMLAAPGVLAVLAMLGGFTALFGALVMLTQPAVKTSLAWSTVAQMGFMVLQCGLALFPLALLHIVAHSLYKAHAFLAADGAVEQVASIRRPGPVAVPDGAAVGRAFLIALAIYVGIGAAFGFAFGFEHKSPQALALGAILIFGVAYLLAQGLADAAPRPLTRRTALYASAAAIGYFALQTAAEWLTAGVLPTTPAPGRLEWTLMALAVLSFGLVAVAQALFPLWASHPAAAGLRVHLSNGLYANATIDRLLGGWSVSKTS; from the coding sequence TTGTCGCCCTATCTGCTGCCGCTTTCCGCACCGCTCCTGCTGTCTGTCGCCGCCGTGTTCGGCTTTGTCCGCAGCGGCCGACGTCCCCGCCGGCTCCCCGTCTTCGCCGAAGGTGCCGCATTCGGCGCGCTGCTCATCGCGATCGCTTCGCTGGCGCTGCTGGTCGCGCGAGGCGCCGGCGACAGCGGACTGCTCGGCTGGGGCGGCATCGGCCTGTCGGCACGGCTCGATGCGGTCAGCGCCACGATGCTGCCGCTGGTCGCGTTCGTCGGCTGGATCGTGGTGCGCTATGCCCGCACCTACCTCGATGGCGAGGCGCGCCAAGGCTATTTCACCGGCTGGCTGTGCTTCGCACTCGCGGCCGTGCTGTTGCTGGTGCAGGCGGGCAACCTGGTCCAGTTGGTCGTCGCCTGGATCGCGACCAGCGCCGCGCTGCATCGCCTGTTGCTGTTCTATCCGGAACGCGTGGCGGCGCAGCGCGCCGCGCGCAAGAAGCGCCTGTTCTCCACCATCGGCGCCATCGCGCTGATCTCCGCGGCGCTGCTTGTCTGGAACAGCCTGGGCACCACCGATATCGCCACGATCAACGCGCTGGCGCGGAACGGCGAGCACGGCTGGCCGCTCGCCGCGGCGGCCGCCCTGCTGGCGCTGGCCGCGGTGCTGAAGTCGGCGCAGTTCCCGACCCACGGCTGGCTCACCGAGATGATGGAGGCGCCCACGCCGGTGTCGGCGCTGCTGCATGCCGGTGTGGTCAATGGCGGCGGCTTCCTGTTGATCCGCTTCGCCGACCTGATGCTGGCGGCCCCCGGCGTGCTCGCCGTGCTGGCCATGCTCGGCGGGTTCACCGCCCTGTTCGGTGCGCTGGTGATGCTGACCCAGCCCGCGGTCAAGACGTCGCTCGCCTGGTCCACGGTCGCGCAGATGGGTTTCATGGTCCTGCAGTGCGGCCTTGCGTTGTTCCCGCTGGCGCTGCTGCACATCGTCGCGCACTCGCTGTACAAGGCGCATGCCTTCCTGGCCGCCGACGGGGCCGTCGAGCAGGTGGCCTCCATTCGCCGGCCCGGGCCGGTTGCCGTACCCGATGGGGCGGCGGTCGGCCGCGCCTTCCTGATCGCCCTGGCGATCTATGTCGGGATCGGCGCCGCCTTCGGGTTCGCCTTCGGCTTCGAGCACAAGTCGCCACAGGCGCTGGCACTGGGCGCCATCCTGATCTTCGGTGTCGCCTATCTGCTGGCCCAGGGCCTGGCCGATGCCGCGCCGCGCCCCCTGACCCGCAGGACGGCGCTCTACGCCAGCGCCGCCGCGATCGGCTACTTCGCGCTGCAGACCGCCGCCGAATGGCTGACTGCCGGGGTGCTGCCGACGACGCCGGCGCCGGGACGGCTGGAGTGGACGCTGATGGCGTTGGCGGTGCTGAGCTTCGGGCTGGTCGCGGTGGCGCAGGCGCTGTTCCCGCTCTGGGCCTCGCACCCGGCCGCCGCGGGGCTGCGCGTCCATCTCTCCAATGGGCTATATGCCAACGCCACGATCGATCGCCTGCTCGGCGGCTGGTCTGTCAGCAAGACGTCGTGA